The segment TATAGCGCTGTGATGTAATCTTTAACTTTGACATTTGCATGATACTCTGATTTcaatgttgaaaatgaaaactaGAAAGCAACAGGTGTGTTACTATTCATTGCATTCACTTCAACACAGGTGTGTGGAGCTGCCTTGGCAGAGCACGTGAAATAAATTACAGCCTCCCCAACTAAATGCACACAAGCACTCCCACCACCTGCTAAATGGTGTCCAAATCTTGCGTGTCTTGTGAGTGTTATACCATCTTAATTATAGAACATAATGCTGTCGTTGTctcattttatccatccatccattttccgttttCATttctcctctctagggtcgcgggcgtgctggagcctatcccagctatcatcgggcaggaggcggggtacaccctgaactggttgccagccaatcgcagggcacatacaaacaaacaaccatttgcactcacattcacacctacggacaatttagagttgtcaatcaacctaccgtgcatgtttttgggttgtgggaggaaaccggagtgcccggagaaaacccaagcaggcacggggagaacatgcaaactccacacaggcgaggctgggatttgaactgcGGTCCTCAGAACCCGAATTACAATCGCTAGAATTAATCAGtcatattcaaactcatgttaaacagGAGTCACCACACAAATTCCGCATTTTAAAGTGCATCTGatcaaccccaaataaattaagGTGAGAGCAAATGAACAATTCTCCCGATGACTCAAATACAAGCCCCTCAAGATATCCAAACACtttgggtggaattgatgacagagaaggcaaattttattttaaaaaagattaatgaatgaagaaaacaaaGTCAGCAAAAAGGGCCCTTTTTTTATCAAGTGCGAGAGGGTAGGTGCTTTAGCACCACTTATTGGGGTCTACGTGTGCATGTGCCTCATTTATTGTATAACCTCTGCAGAAAGCCTTTCAGCTGAGTGCGCATAAATAATAcatgagtgaatgaatgaatgaatgaatgaatgaatgagtgaatgaatgaatgaatgcatacatacattttgCTAAGATCAACACTTGGGAAGCAAGAAGTTAGGGGTTTACCTTGCCAATATAAGCATAACACccctttttaggaaaaaaaaaaagctttttgttcATTCCTCGGTGAACACGAACAATTTTCAGACTTGATGATGGTGATTAAACTCATTGGGTGAATTGTTgtgaattagaattttttttttttttgctatgaaTTGACAGATATCATTTGCAACCAGTGCACCATTTTTTATACCATTACTTGGTAGTGTAGTTTAATTTTCTGTCAGGAAAAAACGTTTGAAGTGCATAGACCTGAGCCTAACAGACCGTGTTTTCCGTCCAATTGTAAACATTGCATATCACTCAAAGGTTCCGTGCAGTTGGCCGGAAGCCCCGCCCCCGGGCCGCCCCTTGCCGGGCCATTATATTAATAGCAACACCGGCGTGTCTCGGGAGACAGAAGTGTTTAGTGCTCAGCAGACAAGAGGCGCTCCAGTCACCCAGACAGTCTGCTGCTGATCCACCTGCTCACCTCACACACCAACGAGAGGGAAAATGAAACTCGAAGTTCTCTCCGCGCTCCACTTCGCTGCAAAGCCAGTGGAGTTGTGCGTGGACGCGGACGCGGACGCGGACGCGGGGAGCTCGTTTCCTCTGTCAGGAGACGAGCTGGGGTCGGACGGGGACTGCGTGGCCAACAGTCCGCCGCCCGTGACCCCGGGTGTCGAGCTGAGCAAGGGCAAGCCTTACACCCGCAGACCAAAGCCTCCGTACTCCTACATCGCCCTCATCGCCATGGCTATCCGGGAGTCCGGCAGCGGACGCCTGACCCTGGCGGAGATCAACGACTACCTGATGACGAAGTTCCCCTTCTTCCGGGGCACTTACACCGGCTGGAGGAACTCGGTGCGCCACAACCTGTCACTCAACGACTGCTTCCTCAAAGTGCTGCGGGACCCGTCCAGACCTTGGGGCAAGGACAACTACTGGATGCTCAACCCCCACAGCGAGTACACTTTCGCTGATGGGGTGTTCCGCCGCAGGAGGAAGCGCATCGCCAAGAGGTCCCCTAAGGATCAGGAGGTGGAGGACAGCCCAGAGGAGAGGGCGGGGGCCAAGTTCTCCAGCTCCTTCGCCATCGACAGCATCCTCGGCAAACCCTTCAAACGCAGGAAGGACGAAGCACACGCGCTGTTCTGGCCCCCGGGGTCCCACTTGCAGCTGCCCTTTGCTATGAACTGTCCGCTGCATCACAGCTACCTGTCCACGGAGGCCAGAGGGCAAAGCAAAGCACCGGCCGGGGC is part of the Phyllopteryx taeniolatus isolate TA_2022b chromosome 7, UOR_Ptae_1.2, whole genome shotgun sequence genome and harbors:
- the foxq1b gene encoding forkhead box protein Q1b; the encoded protein is MKLEVLSALHFAAKPVELCVDADADADAGSSFPLSGDELGSDGDCVANSPPPVTPGVELSKGKPYTRRPKPPYSYIALIAMAIRESGSGRLTLAEINDYLMTKFPFFRGTYTGWRNSVRHNLSLNDCFLKVLRDPSRPWGKDNYWMLNPHSEYTFADGVFRRRRKRIAKRSPKDQEVEDSPEERAGAKFSSSFAIDSILGKPFKRRKDEAHALFWPPGSHLQLPFAMNCPLHHSYLSTEARGQSKAPAGARLQAAPKTGSFHIDSLLS